The region ATCCTTACCGGGTGGGAGTGAGCGTTGGTTCCGGAATCGGAAGCTTACAGGCTCTTGAAAGAGAGAATAAAAAGCTTCTGGAAAAAGGACCGGGCAGGGTGAATCCTCTTCTGGTTCCCCTGATGATATCCAATATGGCGGCCGGAAATGTAGGAATCCAGTTCGGATTAAAAGGAAAATGTATTAATGTGGTAACGGCCTGTGCGACAGGGACCCATTCCATTGGAGAGGCCTTCCGTTCCATCCAGTACGGAGAGGCGGATGTAATGGTTGCAGGAGGTGCGGAAGCCAGCATCACTCCCATTGGAGTAGCAGGTTTTACGGCACTTACGGCGCTTACTACTGCGGATGACCCTCTTCGTGCATCCATTCCCTTTGATAAGGACAGAAGCGGCTTTGTCATGGGAGAAGGGGCAGGTGTTGTCATTTTAGAAGAGCTGGAGCACGCTCTATCCAGAAATGCGGTCATTTACGGAGAGGTAGTTGGCTACGGGTCAACCTGTGATGCATACCATATCACTTCTCCGGCTGAGGACGGAAGCGGTGCGGCGAGAGCTATGACTGATGCCATAAAGGATGGGGGAATTACTCCTGAGGTAATTGATTATGTCAATGCCCACGGTACCAGTACCCATCATAATGATCTGTTTGAAACCCTGGCCATAAAGACTGCTTTGGGCGATCATGCAAAGGATGTGAAGATCAGCTCCACCAAGTCCATGGTGGGCCATCTATTAGGCGCAGCAGGAGGAGTGGAGTTCATTGCCTGTATTAAATCCATTGAGGATGGCTTTGTTCATGCCACTGCCGGTCTGGAAGAAGAAGGGGAAGGCTGTGATTTGGATTACACCAAAGGGGAAGGCGTTTCCTTTGATGTGACATATGCCATCAGCAATTCTCTGGGGTTTGGCGGACACAATGCCAGCATTCTTGTGAAGAAGTTCGAACATTAGGAGGCAGTCTATGGAGATCAATGATATTATCAGGCTGATGCAGGCGGTAAAAGAAAATGACCTGACCGGCTTTAAAATGGAAGAAGGAGATTTAAAGCTTTCCATTAAGAAGGAAAAAGAAAGGGAAATCGTGACCATTTCCGCAAATCCGGTTGTTCCGGCAGAAGCACCAGCAGGTGCTTATGCCCGGCAGGTGTCTGATGCGGCGGCTCCTTCCGGGAATGGGGAGGAAATGGCAGGAAATGATATCAGTTCGGAAAGAATTGTATCCTCACCCCTGGTTGGAACCTTTTACAATGCTCCCACACCTGACAGTGAACCTTTTGTAAAGGCAGGAGATCAGGTAAATAAGGGGCAGGTACTGGGAATCATCGAAGCCATGAAGCTGATGAATGAGATTGAATGTGAATTTGATGGCGTAGTGGAAGCCATTCTGGCAGGTAATGAAGATGTGGTGGAATACGGTCAGCCTCTGTTCCGTATCCGGTAAGCCGTTGTAATAGCTAAGAGAGGCCCAGAGGCTGGGCCTCTCTTTTAAAAATAGGAGGGCGCATCATGTTAGGTATTAAGGAAATTCAGGAGATCATTCCTCACAGACACCCGT is a window of [Clostridium] saccharolyticum WM1 DNA encoding:
- the accB gene encoding acetyl-CoA carboxylase biotin carboxyl carrier protein; the encoded protein is MEINDIIRLMQAVKENDLTGFKMEEGDLKLSIKKEKEREIVTISANPVVPAEAPAGAYARQVSDAAAPSGNGEEMAGNDISSERIVSSPLVGTFYNAPTPDSEPFVKAGDQVNKGQVLGIIEAMKLMNEIECEFDGVVEAILAGNEDVVEYGQPLFRIR
- the fabF gene encoding beta-ketoacyl-ACP synthase II; the encoded protein is MKRRVVVTGMGAITPIGKDVESFWNGLKEKNVGIGPITQFDTTDYKAKLAAEVKDFDPKEYMDVKAAKRMERFAQFAVAASKEALEMSGIDIEKEDPYRVGVSVGSGIGSLQALERENKKLLEKGPGRVNPLLVPLMISNMAAGNVGIQFGLKGKCINVVTACATGTHSIGEAFRSIQYGEADVMVAGGAEASITPIGVAGFTALTALTTADDPLRASIPFDKDRSGFVMGEGAGVVILEELEHALSRNAVIYGEVVGYGSTCDAYHITSPAEDGSGAARAMTDAIKDGGITPEVIDYVNAHGTSTHHNDLFETLAIKTALGDHAKDVKISSTKSMVGHLLGAAGGVEFIACIKSIEDGFVHATAGLEEEGEGCDLDYTKGEGVSFDVTYAISNSLGFGGHNASILVKKFEH